One genomic region from Streptomyces sp. NBC_01304 encodes:
- a CDS encoding LysR family transcriptional regulator, producing MDVHGRDLRYFTTVADELHFTRAAERLYVSQPALSKQIRSLERQLGAPLFERDRQGVRLTPAGEALLPHARRVLDEWEAAEGALERAKAGQRATLTVGMSTSPGRGGLLPAIRSRFTAEHPDAEVRLRQFGWQDATAGLAEGACDVAFMWLPVPDASRYRWVVVATEPRMVALPSSHALAGREVVEFADLLDEPFLALPRSAGSLRDYWLALDARDGRLPRIGAEIANIDETYEALIDGRGVCLLASGNAPLLARDGVVTVPVSGVSPSQLALAWRAEDRRGLVAGYVRAAQAVSG from the coding sequence ATGGACGTACACGGGCGGGACCTCCGCTACTTCACGACGGTCGCCGACGAGCTCCACTTCACGCGGGCGGCAGAGCGGCTGTATGTGTCCCAGCCCGCCCTGAGCAAGCAGATCCGCTCCCTGGAACGGCAGTTGGGCGCACCCCTCTTCGAGCGCGACCGGCAAGGAGTGCGGCTCACGCCGGCCGGGGAGGCACTGCTGCCGCACGCGCGGCGGGTGCTTGATGAGTGGGAGGCGGCCGAAGGCGCCCTGGAGCGCGCGAAGGCAGGGCAGCGGGCCACGCTGACCGTGGGGATGAGCACGAGTCCGGGGCGGGGCGGGCTGCTGCCCGCGATCCGGTCCCGTTTCACGGCGGAACACCCGGACGCGGAGGTGCGCCTGCGCCAGTTCGGCTGGCAGGACGCGACCGCGGGCCTCGCGGAGGGGGCCTGCGATGTGGCCTTCATGTGGCTGCCGGTACCGGACGCCTCGCGGTACCGGTGGGTGGTGGTCGCGACGGAGCCCAGGATGGTCGCGCTGCCGTCCTCGCATGCGCTGGCGGGGCGGGAGGTGGTGGAGTTCGCCGACCTCCTCGACGAGCCGTTCCTCGCGCTGCCGCGCAGTGCGGGCTCGCTGCGCGACTACTGGCTGGCGCTCGACGCCCGCGACGGCAGGCTTCCGCGTATCGGGGCGGAGATCGCCAACATCGACGAGACGTACGAGGCGCTGATCGACGGCCGGGGGGTGTGCCTGCTCGCCTCGGGCAACGCGCCGCTGCTCGCACGCGATGGTGTGGTGACGGTCCCCGTCAGCGGGGTCTCTCCGAGCCAACTCGCCCTGGCCTGGCGGGCTGAGGACCGTCGCGGGCTGGTGGCTGGGTATGTGCGGGCCGCGCAGGCCGTGTCGGGCTGA